From the genome of Ovis aries strain OAR_USU_Benz2616 breed Rambouillet unplaced genomic scaffold, ARS-UI_Ramb_v3.0 scaffold_90, whole genome shotgun sequence, one region includes:
- the LOC114112068 gene encoding olfactory receptor 4P4-like — translation METQNNVTEFVFIGLWGNKKIDLLFFFLFLFCYLAVLMGNFIILLTITCSHLMQQPMYYFLCHLSLMDVSYTSTVVPRLIRDLAAARRNISYNNCMAQLFAAHLLAGVEIFILMFMAFDRYIAIVKPLHYMVIMNRQRCDMLMVLAWALGFWHSIALLLMVLKLPFCGPNQIDHYLCDVKPLLKLVCKDIHVVSILVIANSGMVVVVIFLVLVASYIVILYNLRTHSSAGRKKALSTCSSHITIVVLFFVPCIYTYVLPAGSKNKDKDISVFYTVIAPMLNPLIYTLRNTEMKITIRKVWTKVAHSGLK, via the coding sequence ATGGAAACCCAAAACAATGTCACAGAATTTGTTTTCATAGGGTTGTggggaaataagaaaatagatttaCTGTTCTTCTTCTTGTTCCTGTTCTGTTATCTGGCTGTCTTAATGGGGAATTTCATCATCTTGCTTACCATCACCTGCAGCCATCTAATGCAACAACCAATGTACTACTTCCTTTGTCACCTCTCCCTCATGGATGTCAGCTACACCTCCACGGTGGTCCCCAGGCTAATCAGGGACTTAGCTGCAGCACGAAGAAACATTTCCTATAACAACTGTATGGCCCAGCTTTTCGCTGCCCACTTGCTGGCAGGTGTGGAAATATTCATCTTGATGTTCATGGCTTTTGATCGCTATATAGCCATCGTCAAGCCCCTGCACTACATGGTCATCATGAACAGACAGAGGTGTGACATGTTGATGGTCCTGGCCTGGGCATTAGGTTTTTGGCATTCTATTGCTTTACTTCTCATGGTACTCAAATTACCTTTCTGTGGTCCTAATCAGATAGATCACTACCTATGTGATGTGAAGCCTCTTCTGAAACTGGTGTGCAAAGATATTCATGTTGTGAGTATCTTAGTGATTGCAAATTCAGGAATGGTTGTGGTTGTCATATTTCTAGTTCTAGTAGCTTCTTACATAGTCATACTATATAACCTTAGAACACATTCTTCTGCAGGGCGAAAGAAAGCTCTCTCAACGTGTAGTTCTCACATAAcaattgtagttttattttttgtgccCTGTATCTATACTTACGTTCTACCTGCAGGGAGCAAGAACAAGGACAAGGACATCTCTGTGTTTTACACTGTGATTGCCCCCATGCTGAACCCTCTCATCTACACCCTGAGAAACACGGAGATGAAAATCACCATAAGGAAGGTATGGACTAAAGTGGCACATTCAGGTTTAAAGTAA